The Nitrospira sp. genome includes a region encoding these proteins:
- a CDS encoding DUF692 family protein — protein MDCGVSVHREFLRRVEAIPLHGLGLSVDIHSPDLPSLRRSLLERQVPPAYFEIFRNTTRALASARNEIADARLTYHGEGLWITQPGVTESRLFRQAVQEAGEHLHILESAWLNHECAAKFFAGYCYGTYLPPLYTRRSAEVVAQNTTAVQRQLDQHGCLQNGSSPLVLLEMPPLTYFVAGTLPIPTFFRMICDQSPCGLVLDIGHLWTVYRYTGAHQTMSLPRFVETFLDEFPMNRVVEIHVAGLDIHESIRAHASLVVAKANGTALPAWTDAHGAPIPPVLFEMLDQVLCHPQLTSLKGLALEVDTKLTEMIVDEFVEFSRRYTAVIRERGDGEKIALICETKATMELEKSASTKETLETAYERYVQVLLGKAEPRGSEWNQDPVGIHELELYQSLYLPYEILHWSGEVEDMFVESCRRLHERGIALEGFVAFWFRDPQPLTDLYDFFLLKVDRFVAFIHEVAPDVETLAAAEAEGLRQAYRLANEPSQTLQLS, from the coding sequence ATGGATTGCGGAGTGTCGGTTCATCGAGAATTTCTTCGTCGGGTTGAGGCGATTCCGTTGCATGGGCTGGGGTTGTCCGTCGATATCCACTCCCCGGATTTACCTAGCTTGCGGCGAAGTCTACTTGAACGTCAAGTGCCGCCGGCATACTTCGAAATCTTTCGGAATACGACACGGGCGTTGGCGTCGGCAAGGAACGAAATCGCCGATGCACGATTGACCTATCATGGCGAGGGCTTGTGGATTACGCAACCTGGGGTGACGGAGTCCCGACTGTTTCGACAGGCCGTACAGGAAGCGGGCGAACACCTCCACATTCTGGAGAGTGCATGGCTCAATCACGAATGCGCGGCCAAGTTCTTCGCCGGCTACTGTTATGGAACCTATCTGCCGCCTCTCTATACACGACGAAGTGCGGAGGTCGTGGCCCAAAATACCACTGCGGTTCAACGCCAGCTCGATCAACATGGTTGTTTGCAGAATGGAAGTAGTCCGTTGGTCCTGCTTGAAATGCCGCCGCTCACCTACTTTGTCGCGGGAACATTGCCCATCCCGACGTTTTTTCGGATGATTTGTGACCAGTCTCCATGTGGGCTTGTCCTTGACATCGGACACCTCTGGACGGTGTATCGCTATACGGGGGCGCACCAGACAATGTCGTTGCCTCGATTCGTCGAGACATTTCTTGATGAATTTCCGATGAACCGTGTTGTCGAGATTCATGTGGCTGGGCTCGATATCCATGAATCAATTCGGGCACATGCCTCTTTGGTGGTAGCAAAGGCCAATGGCACCGCTTTGCCGGCTTGGACAGATGCCCATGGGGCTCCCATCCCCCCGGTGTTGTTCGAGATGCTCGATCAGGTTTTATGCCACCCACAGCTGACCAGTCTTAAAGGACTGGCTTTGGAAGTGGATACAAAGCTAACAGAAATGATCGTGGACGAATTTGTTGAGTTCTCGCGACGCTATACAGCGGTGATTCGAGAGAGAGGTGACGGCGAGAAAATTGCGTTGATCTGTGAAACGAAGGCGACGATGGAACTGGAGAAGTCGGCATCGACCAAGGAAACGCTTGAAACTGCCTATGAGCGCTATGTTCAAGTCTTGTTAGGCAAGGCCGAGCCAAGAGGGTCGGAATGGAATCAAGATCCGGTAGGTATCCACGAGTTGGAACTCTATCAATCCCTGTATCTTCCCTATGAAATCTTGCACTGGAGCGGAGAGGTCGAGGACATGTTTGTGGAATCGTGCCGTCGGCTTCATGAACGAGGAATTGCGTTGGAGGGGTTCGTGGCATTCTGGTTTCGCGACCCTCAGCCGCTCACGGACCTGTATGATTTCTTCTTATTGAAAGTGGATCGGTTTGTCGCCTTCATCCATGAGGTTGCCCCAGACGTGGAGACGTTGGCTGCGGCAGAAGCTGAGGGGCTGCGTCAGGCCTATCGCCTTGCGAATGAACCCAGTCAAACTTTGCAATTGAGCTGA
- a CDS encoding CBS domain-containing protein, with translation MLEKDIQRVRGEDPQTILVGHMMTPGVVQIPGDVSVTEAASLLERERMPCLLVKDTEWRFGLMTPTDIVKKVVAQGLEPDDVEVRTIMTRPVQFIEYDRAIEEASTLMMSTGTPILIVTKENQPVGVLTARDLVLSPKRCTANISATISVLEAEGTGIAHQITIAQLSHAGASLVSPALLLPGSRVILGFSLSETMSPFTIRGTVLNNTILEDVSGAARSVLSTPPLVEVQFLDLSPADQSRIKAWVLGQLPPSLSTS, from the coding sequence ATGCTGGAAAAAGATATTCAACGGGTGAGGGGGGAGGATCCGCAGACTATCCTGGTTGGACATATGATGACACCCGGTGTAGTCCAGATTCCCGGAGATGTATCGGTGACTGAAGCGGCCTCACTGCTAGAACGCGAGCGGATGCCCTGCCTTTTGGTCAAGGATACCGAATGGCGTTTCGGCCTCATGACCCCGACCGATATCGTCAAGAAAGTCGTGGCTCAGGGACTCGAACCAGACGACGTCGAAGTGCGAACTATCATGACACGTCCGGTCCAATTCATTGAGTACGATCGAGCAATTGAGGAAGCCTCTACGCTCATGATGTCCACAGGAACCCCAATTCTCATTGTCACCAAGGAAAATCAACCGGTCGGCGTGTTAACCGCGCGAGACCTTGTACTTTCACCCAAGCGATGTACAGCCAATATTTCGGCAACCATCAGTGTGTTGGAAGCAGAGGGCACAGGGATCGCCCACCAGATCACCATTGCCCAGCTGAGTCACGCCGGTGCGTCGCTGGTCTCTCCTGCGCTCTTACTACCTGGATCCAGGGTGATTTTGGGGTTCTCTCTGTCAGAAACGATGAGTCCCTTCACCATCAGAGGAACCGTGTTGAATAACACCATCCTTGAGGACGTTTCCGGTGCGGCCAGGTCCGTCTTGTCCACGCCGCCCCTCGTCGAAGTCCAGTTTCTCGACCTTTCTCCTGCCGATCAGTCTCGAATCAAAGCCTGGGTTCTCGGTCAGCTTCCCCCGTCGCTCAGTACATCCTAG
- a CDS encoding LOG family protein — protein sequence MASKSASLRPRPTLSREDILHQISALLDSPEDDLHAALMRELLAGLLKLHEAQLDLLDIKIVNRAIKELRHAFGVFHSYRDRNKVSIFGSARTPADDPNYQLAHQFSQAIVREGFMVITGGADGIMRAAQEGAGRENSFGVNIMLPFEQGPNSTIADDPKLITFKYFFTRKLMFQKEANAIALFPGGFGTHDEGFEILTLAQTGKSDPQPIVCLQAPGCDYWDDWAAFITKQLLRRKLINEEDLALFTIATSAEMAVDHILRFYRRYHSLRFVGRQLAMRLKQPISEEQLEQIRDRFSDLLSDGTFDQSGPLQEELDEPAIRELPRLVFNFNRRSAGRLRQLIHHLNDL from the coding sequence ATGGCCAGCAAGTCTGCATCGCTTCGACCCCGCCCCACCCTATCGCGAGAGGACATTCTCCATCAGATCAGCGCGCTACTCGACAGCCCGGAAGACGACCTCCACGCCGCACTCATGCGCGAGCTCTTGGCGGGATTGTTGAAGCTGCACGAGGCACAGTTGGATCTGTTGGATATCAAGATTGTCAACCGCGCGATCAAAGAGCTCCGGCATGCGTTTGGGGTATTCCACAGCTATCGCGATCGAAACAAAGTGAGCATTTTTGGCTCAGCACGAACCCCCGCCGACGATCCCAACTATCAGCTGGCCCACCAATTCTCCCAGGCCATCGTGCGAGAGGGATTCATGGTCATTACGGGAGGAGCTGATGGCATTATGCGTGCCGCGCAGGAGGGTGCTGGACGCGAGAACAGCTTCGGGGTCAACATCATGTTACCATTCGAACAAGGGCCAAACTCCACCATCGCTGATGACCCGAAGCTGATCACCTTTAAATACTTTTTCACCCGCAAATTGATGTTTCAAAAGGAAGCCAACGCCATCGCGCTGTTCCCCGGGGGGTTCGGCACCCATGACGAGGGGTTTGAAATCCTGACACTCGCTCAGACTGGAAAGAGCGATCCTCAGCCAATCGTCTGTCTTCAGGCCCCCGGCTGTGACTATTGGGACGATTGGGCGGCATTCATTACCAAACAGCTCTTGCGTCGTAAACTGATCAACGAAGAGGACTTGGCTCTCTTCACGATTGCGACCTCCGCCGAAATGGCCGTGGACCACATCCTGCGTTTCTACCGGCGCTATCATTCCCTACGATTTGTGGGGCGGCAACTGGCAATGCGACTCAAACAACCCATCTCTGAGGAACAACTCGAACAGATTCGGGATCGCTTTTCTGATCTCCTTTCCGACGGCACTTTCGACCAGAGTGGTCCTCTGCAGGAAGAGCTTGATGAACCGGCCATACGTGAGCTCCCCCGGCTCGTCTTCAACTTCAATCGACGCAGCGCCGGGAGGCTCCGCCAACTCATCCACCATCTCAACGACTTGTAA
- a CDS encoding rhomboid family intramembrane serine protease: protein MIPLHDDNPTSLTPLVTIAFIAVCFIVFLYQATLFDEPAQLFAIQYGAIPSVIFGSASLPEEAAVAFPAVLTLVTSMFLHGGWMHLLGNMLYLWIFGNNVEDAMGHAKFVVFYVLSGVLAALSHALTDPSSEIPMVGASGAISAVLGAYLLLYPRARVLVMLPAIGMTRVPAGIVLGMWFATQLVSGGMSVGSTGGGVAFFAHIGGFLAGMAFIGLFKRKDVPFFAPGRSTWDR from the coding sequence GTGATTCCACTTCATGACGATAATCCGACCAGCCTAACTCCTCTCGTGACCATAGCGTTCATCGCCGTGTGTTTCATCGTGTTTCTCTATCAAGCCACCCTCTTTGATGAACCGGCTCAACTCTTTGCCATTCAGTACGGTGCCATTCCATCCGTGATCTTCGGCTCCGCTTCCCTTCCAGAAGAAGCTGCCGTCGCATTTCCCGCCGTGCTCACGCTCGTCACCAGCATGTTTCTGCATGGAGGCTGGATGCATCTGCTGGGAAACATGCTCTACTTGTGGATTTTCGGAAACAACGTTGAAGATGCCATGGGTCATGCCAAATTCGTCGTCTTTTATGTGCTGTCTGGTGTTCTGGCGGCCCTCAGCCATGCGCTCACTGATCCTTCCTCTGAGATTCCGATGGTCGGAGCAAGCGGAGCCATCTCTGCAGTACTGGGCGCATACCTCCTGCTTTATCCGCGGGCGCGCGTATTGGTGATGCTCCCGGCAATAGGGATGACCCGGGTGCCGGCAGGCATCGTCCTAGGGATGTGGTTCGCTACCCAACTCGTCAGCGGAGGCATGAGTGTCGGATCGACTGGCGGTGGGGTCGCATTCTTTGCTCACATCGGTGGATTTCTTGCGGGCATGGCGTTCATCGGGCTGTTCAAGAGGAAGGACGTACCGTTCTTCGCACCTGGCCGGTCGACCTGGGATCGATAG
- a CDS encoding response regulator: MEHYSAKSRSHEAPDRFYRMLSDSGSRYLVLQGLVTIILSYELLFGADPILSRVVTNSLVMGLWLGVIALVMLPRTIFEAAWFGSMLVTLDTILVTAAIYLSGNARSDLYITYFVLMLLAASVRRLSHLFGLSLLLSAGYSVVLYEGILNTGAPVTGQLLGIPVLVVMAVFYGVALENTAVVQKEKDSLQKNVEGLKKTEEDLVVAKTELEARIAALKSDLTKAKTDLREGQLTRQGLERQLQEAQKLEAVGRVAARIAGEFGALFSAVGKQTGIMLTHLQQHDPIRATVDELFKVGEQAATLTAQLIALNLEKGSDRGRVSVHAVLAEVRSMIDGLLPEHIELRVQQDPKAAYVEVDREGLETVLFQLVVNARDAMPNGGRLTIEVKTIASSVKSSPITKVGATASQVEITISDTGTGMNLDTQAHMFEPLFSTKEMNVGLGLTAVFRIVKQHGGQLNVESRPGQGTIVRVYFPAASVPDGQEESLPKAMLARGGETILLVEEDEIERTLAKSVLQRHRYHVLEAASPVEALMLTQQYQGIVHLAVSPLVMPEIGGRELARRLLDLQPTMKALFLSSYDDETIRQHRINQQFVLQQPYRQTGLIGKVREMLDAA; encoded by the coding sequence ATGGAACACTATTCGGCCAAGTCTCGATCCCACGAAGCCCCTGACAGATTCTATCGGATGCTGAGCGACTCAGGGTCGCGCTACTTGGTTCTTCAGGGGCTCGTCACCATTATCTTGTCCTATGAACTCCTATTCGGGGCCGACCCCATTCTGAGTCGCGTGGTCACCAATAGTTTGGTGATGGGGCTGTGGCTCGGGGTCATCGCTTTGGTGATGTTGCCTCGAACCATTTTTGAGGCGGCATGGTTTGGGTCCATGCTGGTGACCCTGGATACGATTCTGGTGACCGCCGCTATTTATCTGTCGGGGAATGCCCGTTCTGACCTCTATATCACCTATTTTGTGCTCATGCTGCTGGCGGCATCCGTTCGACGACTCAGCCATCTATTCGGTCTCTCATTGCTGTTGAGCGCAGGATATTCTGTGGTCTTGTATGAAGGCATTCTGAACACGGGGGCACCGGTGACCGGACAGTTATTGGGTATCCCGGTGTTGGTCGTGATGGCGGTCTTCTACGGAGTGGCTCTAGAAAATACGGCGGTCGTCCAAAAAGAAAAAGACTCCTTACAGAAGAACGTCGAAGGGTTGAAGAAGACCGAAGAAGACTTGGTGGTTGCTAAGACGGAATTGGAAGCTCGGATTGCTGCCTTAAAGTCCGATCTGACTAAGGCAAAAACGGATCTTCGAGAGGGACAACTCACACGTCAGGGGCTTGAACGGCAGCTTCAAGAAGCGCAGAAGCTGGAGGCCGTGGGCCGAGTTGCGGCGAGAATTGCGGGAGAATTCGGAGCCTTGTTTTCAGCAGTTGGGAAGCAAACGGGTATCATGTTGACGCATCTTCAACAACATGACCCGATTCGGGCTACCGTTGATGAGCTGTTTAAGGTCGGAGAACAAGCTGCCACGCTCACGGCACAACTCATTGCGCTCAACCTCGAGAAGGGGTCAGATCGAGGCAGAGTATCGGTCCATGCTGTGTTGGCAGAGGTTCGCAGTATGATAGATGGTCTTCTCCCTGAACATATTGAGTTACGGGTACAGCAGGATCCCAAGGCGGCATATGTCGAAGTTGATCGAGAAGGGCTAGAAACCGTGCTCTTTCAGCTGGTGGTGAATGCACGGGATGCCATGCCGAATGGAGGTCGGCTCACGATCGAGGTCAAGACGATCGCATCATCTGTGAAATCCTCCCCAATAACCAAGGTCGGTGCGACGGCGTCTCAGGTCGAGATCACCATCAGCGATACCGGAACCGGTATGAACCTGGATACCCAAGCTCACATGTTCGAGCCTCTGTTTTCAACCAAGGAAATGAATGTCGGACTTGGGCTCACCGCTGTTTTTCGGATCGTCAAGCAACATGGAGGCCAGTTGAATGTGGAGAGTCGGCCGGGGCAGGGGACGATCGTTCGCGTGTACTTTCCTGCCGCTTCCGTACCAGACGGACAAGAGGAATCACTTCCCAAGGCGATGTTGGCCAGAGGGGGAGAGACCATCCTCCTGGTAGAAGAAGATGAAATCGAACGGACGTTAGCGAAGTCGGTTTTGCAGCGGCACCGCTACCATGTCTTGGAAGCCGCCTCGCCGGTTGAGGCGCTGATGCTGACGCAACAGTATCAGGGGATTGTGCATCTTGCGGTGAGTCCATTGGTCATGCCGGAGATCGGAGGGCGGGAATTGGCTAGACGGCTATTGGATCTCCAGCCTACGATGAAGGCATTGTTTCTATCCAGTTATGATGATGAAACGATTCGGCAGCACCGAATCAATCAGCAGTTTGTCCTGCAGCAGCCGTACCGCCAAACTGGGCTGATCGGGAAAGTTAGAGAAATGTTAGATGCAGCCTAA
- a CDS encoding 5-(carboxyamino)imidazole ribonucleotide synthase — MEPIFEPGSIVGVLGGGQLGAMFAGTARRLGYRVVVWDPDPDAPAHRIADQSFPISFGDHETRERFVDTAQAITLEWENIPAELCEWLEQRRPLRPSSAVLKTLQDRLIQKQFLSSSLLPVPEFAEVQSGHQFHQAVGRLGLPLICKTARSGYDGKGQLFVREPTDIAQFERILAESSSGTRWIAEQVISFVRELSVLVVRSASGDTRVYPVVENRHEQGILRDSRVPAAISLSDAEAARELSVRAVTALQGIGVFCVELFQSQEGHLLINEIAPRPHNSGHYTLEVCTVSQFEQQVRVACGLPLGEVRLLSSAVMVNLLGDEVTAVTSGEGCREIFSTTGASVHLYGKRVIRAGRKMGHVTFTASDGKTAVASAQQFMSRIKKLPSAISSPLR; from the coding sequence ATGGAGCCGATATTTGAACCAGGGTCTATCGTGGGTGTCCTTGGCGGTGGACAACTTGGAGCGATGTTTGCCGGAACAGCTCGCCGTCTGGGCTATCGGGTCGTTGTTTGGGATCCCGACCCCGATGCTCCGGCCCATCGAATTGCGGATCAGTCATTTCCCATATCCTTCGGAGACCATGAGACCCGGGAACGGTTCGTCGACACAGCCCAAGCGATTACGCTGGAGTGGGAAAATATCCCAGCCGAGCTCTGCGAATGGCTTGAGCAACGTCGCCCACTACGTCCCTCTAGCGCGGTTCTGAAAACCCTGCAAGACCGTCTTATACAGAAGCAATTCTTGTCATCCAGTTTGCTTCCCGTTCCCGAGTTTGCTGAGGTGCAATCGGGCCATCAATTTCATCAAGCAGTCGGTCGTCTTGGTCTTCCCCTGATCTGTAAAACGGCGCGAAGTGGCTACGACGGGAAAGGTCAGTTGTTTGTCAGAGAGCCGACTGATATCGCGCAGTTCGAACGGATCCTGGCTGAGTCATCGTCCGGGACTCGGTGGATTGCTGAACAGGTTATCTCTTTTGTGCGAGAGCTCTCGGTCTTGGTCGTCAGAAGTGCGAGTGGCGATACTCGTGTCTATCCCGTCGTTGAAAATCGACATGAGCAAGGGATTTTGCGAGACAGTCGAGTCCCTGCCGCTATCTCTTTGAGTGACGCCGAGGCAGCGCGTGAGCTCTCCGTTCGGGCGGTGACTGCACTGCAAGGAATAGGAGTCTTCTGTGTCGAACTTTTTCAGTCCCAGGAGGGACACCTTCTGATCAATGAAATTGCGCCACGCCCCCATAACTCGGGTCACTACACGTTGGAGGTCTGTACGGTCTCCCAATTTGAGCAGCAAGTTCGCGTAGCGTGTGGTCTTCCATTGGGAGAAGTCAGGCTATTGTCTTCTGCCGTCATGGTGAATCTTCTTGGAGACGAGGTGACCGCCGTGACGTCTGGCGAGGGGTGCCGGGAGATCTTTTCGACCACAGGTGCCTCGGTGCATCTGTATGGCAAACGCGTGATTCGTGCTGGAAGAAAGATGGGGCATGTGACCTTTACAGCCTCAGATGGGAAAACTGCAGTTGCATCGGCTCAGCAATTCATGTCGCGAATCAAAAAGTTGCCCTCCGCTATTTCATCCCCTCTCAGATAG
- the purE gene encoding 5-(carboxyamino)imidazole ribonucleotide mutase: MGRIKLPIKQPQGSTRAKRLTSRPIVGVLGGSKSDFPVLEKTGAILGHLGIPYELLVVSAHRTPDRLFEYATTASSRGIQVIIGGAGGAAHLPGMLAAKTHLPVIGVPIPTENLRGLDSLLSIVQMPKGIPVATVAIGGAENAGLLAAQILAGSRPEIAERLIAYRRIQTETVLNSPEAKGIGRAVAKVSSIKRQP, translated from the coding sequence ATGGGGAGAATTAAGCTGCCAATAAAACAGCCTCAAGGCAGCACCAGAGCGAAAAGGTTGACGAGTCGGCCAATCGTAGGAGTATTGGGAGGTAGTAAGTCCGACTTCCCTGTTCTTGAAAAGACCGGGGCGATTCTGGGTCACCTGGGTATTCCCTATGAACTCCTTGTCGTTTCAGCACATCGCACACCAGACCGACTCTTTGAATATGCAACTACAGCTTCAAGTCGAGGTATCCAAGTGATTATCGGCGGTGCGGGCGGTGCAGCTCATCTTCCGGGCATGTTGGCTGCGAAGACTCATCTCCCTGTGATAGGGGTACCCATTCCGACAGAAAACCTGCGTGGGTTGGACTCCTTACTATCCATCGTTCAGATGCCAAAGGGAATTCCCGTGGCAACGGTAGCGATTGGTGGCGCGGAAAATGCCGGTCTGCTTGCCGCACAGATCCTCGCGGGAAGCCGTCCTGAAATAGCAGAACGTCTCATCGCCTACCGACGTATTCAGACCGAGACGGTTCTCAATTCTCCTGAAGCGAAGGGAATCGGTCGTGCTGTAGCCAAGGTGTCATCCATCAAGCGGCAACCGTGA
- a CDS encoding HlyD family efflux transporter periplasmic adaptor subunit, with amino-acid sequence MASLGRGHDNSGERALVQRGVGLEAITIEQGPALAKLPCWQAVQIPRGMFTASRAILTILLLFLIVLEFVPWTQTISATGKVSAYTPYDRPQNIESRITGRVKAWHIYEGVKVKKGDLVGELEDYDPTYMAPEILPLFEQRKDALEKTRQAALARAEQLNKRISEMKKLVQAAVPSAEARVVEADNKVREAQQKVEAAKIDVHTAQLNVDRHRQLVKEGLVSQRELELTIQTEIGTKAGLQAAQASLQAAEQARSSLSFGRDQVSADVNQRLMDAIASRDSAVAEAAKATESLADIAYRQQGVQQRIEAAKLYAPMDGTVVKMAKVGINETVKQGENLVTISPLAADPAIEMKAEGLDSPLLKPGRKVRILFFGVPAIPLPAWPGLMAGTRGGVIKVVDQIDDGKGNYRFWVVPDPDDSQPWPEQAQVRQGTKVMGWVIMNRVPLWYELWRRFNFFPPDYMEREPSVFEMFAPKVAAPGGK; translated from the coding sequence ATGGCTAGCCTAGGTCGCGGTCATGATAATAGCGGTGAGCGTGCGCTGGTTCAACGAGGGGTCGGCTTGGAAGCGATCACTATTGAACAAGGCCCGGCATTGGCAAAGTTGCCCTGTTGGCAGGCTGTACAAATACCGAGGGGGATGTTTACTGCGTCCCGCGCGATTCTCACAATTCTACTCTTATTTCTCATTGTCCTTGAGTTCGTTCCATGGACGCAGACGATTAGTGCAACGGGTAAGGTTTCTGCTTATACCCCCTATGATCGACCTCAGAATATCGAGTCGCGAATCACAGGGAGAGTGAAGGCCTGGCATATCTATGAAGGTGTCAAGGTCAAGAAGGGAGACTTGGTCGGAGAGCTGGAGGACTATGATCCAACCTATATGGCACCCGAGATCCTTCCTCTGTTCGAACAACGAAAAGATGCATTGGAAAAGACTCGCCAGGCGGCGTTAGCCAGAGCAGAGCAGTTGAACAAGCGAATAAGCGAAATGAAGAAGTTGGTCCAAGCCGCAGTTCCTTCGGCTGAGGCACGAGTCGTTGAGGCTGATAATAAGGTGCGTGAAGCCCAGCAGAAAGTGGAAGCGGCCAAGATTGACGTCCATACCGCACAACTGAACGTTGATCGGCACCGACAACTCGTCAAAGAGGGGTTGGTCTCTCAACGAGAGCTTGAGTTGACGATCCAAACTGAGATCGGCACAAAGGCTGGCCTACAGGCAGCCCAGGCCAGTCTCCAGGCGGCGGAACAAGCCAGATCTTCGTTGAGCTTTGGTCGTGATCAAGTCTCTGCTGATGTGAATCAGCGGTTGATGGATGCGATTGCATCCCGTGATTCTGCTGTTGCTGAGGCTGCGAAGGCCACGGAATCCCTGGCTGATATCGCCTACCGCCAGCAGGGGGTGCAGCAACGTATTGAAGCTGCAAAACTCTATGCTCCGATGGACGGTACGGTCGTCAAGATGGCTAAAGTCGGTATCAACGAAACAGTGAAACAGGGAGAGAATTTGGTCACCATTTCTCCTTTGGCTGCTGATCCGGCTATTGAAATGAAGGCCGAAGGGTTGGATTCTCCACTCCTGAAGCCAGGGCGCAAGGTTCGGATCCTCTTCTTCGGAGTTCCGGCTATTCCCTTACCAGCGTGGCCTGGTCTCATGGCCGGTACCCGTGGGGGTGTCATCAAGGTGGTTGACCAGATCGACGACGGAAAGGGTAATTACCGATTCTGGGTTGTGCCGGATCCTGACGATTCTCAACCATGGCCTGAACAGGCCCAGGTGAGACAAGGGACCAAGGTTATGGGTTGGGTCATTATGAATCGTGTTCCGCTCTGGTACGAATTGTGGCGGAGGTTCAACTTCTTCCCGCCAGACTATATGGAGCGTGAACCCAGTGTGTTTGAAATGTTCGCGCCCAAGGTGGCAGCACCTGGCGGCAAGTAA
- a CDS encoding ATP-binding cassette domain-containing protein, with amino-acid sequence MKEPQGERSQGLFEALLKQLSVAMRAEKKIMSLLFSYALAVGFFSLIVPLTVQELVSTFSYAIQPVMIWTLTAVMFSVLLFVGLFKTFHFYAVDVVQRRVFARVAVAMAEQIPRTRFQGARPELANYFIETVFMQRALSTLLIDLLNVVVGGTVGMIMLVVYHPYFLVYNILLMAGFATTFFVLSRGALKTTLAMSHAKYDVFNWIQEISRNSLQLKATDSRPFIMQKTNDLVTHYVESRKARFAVLVRQYIGSVGGQAVAMSGALGMAAWLMSVGQLTLGQLVAVQAVVSALVINFDSLIKNMGYVYYFFTSLTHLDEVFRQEQDYVSAESAVALPKHLGQGVRVTCKGVSLIHSGVAVFDGFNLDVAPGEKLGIYARTTAAKTALARVLGGLEVPTGGVVQYNGVDLRYIDAAAINQCRSVMIDSQLSLVKGTIEENIVMGRSYVTYDDLNWALRFTELEEDIEGLSRGVKSDVASLGESLSPTHVVQILLARAILGRPQVLVFDGLIHSLEPSLRERILRRLCSKDEAWSVIFVSTDPNLTDHADRRIMLHHTHA; translated from the coding sequence ATGAAAGAACCTCAGGGCGAACGTTCTCAGGGCTTGTTTGAAGCATTGTTGAAGCAACTATCCGTAGCCATGCGGGCTGAGAAAAAGATAATGAGTCTACTTTTTTCTTACGCCCTGGCTGTCGGGTTCTTTTCCCTTATCGTTCCATTGACCGTACAAGAATTGGTCAGCACCTTTTCCTATGCCATTCAGCCGGTCATGATCTGGACCTTGACGGCAGTGATGTTCTCGGTATTGCTGTTCGTCGGGCTCTTCAAGACCTTCCATTTTTACGCGGTGGATGTCGTCCAGCGGAGAGTCTTCGCGCGTGTCGCAGTGGCGATGGCTGAACAGATACCGCGTACCCGTTTTCAGGGAGCGAGGCCGGAGCTGGCAAACTACTTCATTGAAACGGTCTTTATGCAACGGGCGCTATCAACGTTGCTTATTGATCTGTTGAATGTCGTGGTGGGTGGGACCGTCGGGATGATTATGCTAGTCGTCTACCATCCGTATTTTCTTGTGTACAACATCTTGCTCATGGCAGGTTTCGCGACCACGTTTTTTGTGCTCTCCCGTGGTGCGTTAAAGACGACGCTTGCGATGTCCCATGCCAAGTACGATGTCTTCAACTGGATTCAAGAGATTTCACGTAATTCATTGCAATTGAAGGCGACCGACAGCCGGCCCTTCATCATGCAGAAGACCAATGATCTGGTCACACACTATGTTGAATCACGGAAGGCACGCTTTGCCGTCCTCGTCCGTCAATATATTGGTTCGGTTGGAGGACAGGCCGTTGCCATGTCCGGTGCTCTGGGTATGGCTGCTTGGCTGATGTCAGTCGGACAATTGACGTTGGGGCAGTTGGTGGCCGTTCAGGCAGTGGTGAGCGCCTTGGTTATCAACTTTGACTCACTGATTAAGAACATGGGGTATGTCTACTATTTCTTTACCTCATTGACCCACCTGGATGAGGTTTTTCGGCAGGAACAGGATTATGTCTCTGCTGAGTCGGCGGTGGCATTGCCGAAGCATCTGGGTCAGGGAGTTCGCGTGACCTGCAAAGGTGTCAGTCTTATCCATAGTGGCGTTGCCGTGTTTGATGGATTCAACTTGGATGTGGCTCCCGGTGAAAAGCTTGGGATTTATGCCAGAACAACGGCTGCGAAAACTGCGTTGGCGCGTGTGCTCGGTGGTCTTGAAGTACCGACCGGTGGAGTCGTCCAGTATAACGGGGTTGATCTTCGCTACATTGATGCGGCGGCTATCAACCAGTGTCGCAGCGTCATGATCGACTCACAGTTATCTTTGGTCAAAGGCACCATCGAAGAGAATATCGTGATGGGACGCTCCTATGTAACCTATGATGACTTAAACTGGGCACTTCGATTCACGGAGCTTGAAGAGGATATCGAAGGTCTTTCGCGTGGAGTAAAGTCTGATGTCGCCTCACTTGGCGAATCCTTGTCGCCGACTCACGTGGTGCAGATTCTGTTGGCCCGTGCCATTCTCGGTCGTCCACAAGTGCTTGTATTTGACGGGCTGATTCACTCCTTAGAACCGTCGTTGCGTGAACGGATTTTGCGACGGCTTTGCTCAAAGGATGAGGCCTGGTCTGTGATCTTTGTGTCCACCGATCCGAATCTTACGGACCATGCAGATCGTCGTATTATGTTACATCATACTCATGCATAA